The following coding sequences are from one Salvia hispanica cultivar TCC Black 2014 chromosome 3, UniMelb_Shisp_WGS_1.0, whole genome shotgun sequence window:
- the LOC125214861 gene encoding uncharacterized protein LOC125214861 has translation MDPPLPLPLPPPPPYTPANHIVLPKQARNHDHIPKQPIRLRPRSRTNPMVWLGAVLCLVFSLLLIFFGIATLIIFVGIKPRSPVLDIPAATLSVIYFDSPQFLNGDITFLANFTNPNRKLGVKFEYLNIELYFSGSLIASKVVEPFRQRAGEVRLIQVHLLSSLVYLQPNLAIRLQKQEQRNRVVYDIKANFRVKFEVGVVHYSYALHGSCVIEMTSPPNGALITRHCTTKR, from the coding sequence ATGgatcctcctcttcctcttcctcttccaccacctccaccatACACACCAGCCAACCACATTGTCTTACCAAAACAAGCAAGAAACCATGACCATATTCCAAAGCAACCGATCCGCCTGCGGCCGAGGAGCAGGACTAATCCGATGGTGTGGCTTGGGGCAGTCCTGTGCCTCGTCTTCAGCCTCCTCCTCATCTTCTTCGGCATCGCCACGCTCATCATCTTCGTGGGGATCAAGCCGCGGAGCCCGGTCTTGGACATCCCTGCAGCGACCCTCAGCGTGATCTACTTCGACTCCCCACAGTTTCTCAACGGAGACATCACATTCCTTGCAAACTTCACGAACCCTAACCGGAAACTGGGAGTCAAGTTCGAGTACCTCAACATCGAGCTCTACTTCTCGGGCAGTTTGATTGCGAGCAAGGTTGTGGAGCCTTTCAGGCAGAGGGCGGGGGAAGTGCGGCTGATACAAGTTCATCTGCTGTCGAGCCTGGTGTATCTGCAGCCGAATCTTGCGATCCGGCTGCAGAAGCAGGAGCAGAGGAATAGAGTTGTGTACGATATCAAGGCGAATTTTAGAGTGAAGTTTGAGGTGGGAGTGGTGCATTATTCTTATGCATTGCACGGGAGCTGCGTGATAGAGATGACGAGCCCACCCAATGGCGCACTCATCACGCGCCACTGCACAACAAAGAGATGA
- the LOC125209598 gene encoding uncharacterized protein LOC125209598: protein MGETTSLNVLRQFCKDIKEVFGPEFLRKPTPDECQRLLDMHGAVHSFSGMMGSIDCMHWEWKNCPVAWKGSNNDINVLQSSPIFNDECRGEGPEISFVANGTQYRRGYYLADGIYPRWPVFFKTLCQPAGAKRQYFARKQEAARKDVERAFGVLQARWAILRCPARVWHEDDVANIMVACIILHNMIIEDEGFAAER, encoded by the exons ATGGGTGAGACGACTAGTCTAAATGTGCTCCGACAGTTTTGTAAGGACATAAAGGAAGTCTTTGGTCCGGAGTTCCTACGAAAGCCAACCCCTGATGAGTGCCAGAGACTGCTAGATATGCACGGTGCGGTGCACAGTTTCTCCGGGATGATGGGCAGCattgattgcatgcattgggagtggaaaaaCTGCCCGGTGGCGTGGAAAG GTTCGAACAATGACATCAACGTTCTGCAGTCGTCGCCTATCTTCAATGATGAGTGCCGGGGAGAGGGTCCAGAGATCAGTTTTGTAGCAAATGGCACGCAGTATCGCAGGGGATACTATTTGGCAGATGGAATATACCCTCGTTGGCCCGTATTCTTCAAGACACTTTGCCAACCGGCTGGAGCGAAGAGACAATATTTTGCGCGAAAACAAGAGGCCGCTAGGAAAGATGTTGAGCGAgcttttggtgtgctccaagcGCGATGGGCCATTCTACGCTGCCCGGCACGAGTTTGGCACGAAGATGATGTCGCGAATATTATGGTAgcatgtatcatattgcacaatatgataatagaagatgaaggatttgcTGCAGAACGTTGA
- the LOC125216884 gene encoding uridine kinase-like protein 3 isoform X1, with translation MGSTEVRDLIEAVSGVHFSGFRLGETGQSVSEVEQHIAASKNDKQPFVIGVGGGASSGKTTVCDMIIEQLHDQRVVLVNQDSFYHNLTPEELTRVNEYNFDHPDAFDTELLLCVLKKLKRGYAVDIPKYDFRSYKNDVFPARRVNPSDVIILGGILVFHDPRVRDLMNMKIFVDADADVRLARRIRRDTVEKGRDVGMVLDQYARFVKPAFEDFILPTKKFADIIIPRGGDNPVAIDLIVQHLRTKLGQHDLCKIYPNLVVIQSTFQIRGMHTIIRDSKTSTHDFIFYSDRLIRLVVEHGLGHLPFAEKQVTTPTGSVYIGVDFCKRLCGVSIIRSGESMENALRACCKGIKIGKILIHKGGDNVQQVCLATRLLLNARDRCHLESCFFCFLVQLIYEKLPTDISDRHVLLLDPILGTGNSAVEAISLLIKKGVSEANIIFLNLISAPQGVHTVCRCFPRVKIVTSEIEMGVNEGYRVIPGMGEFGDRYFGTDEDWNPNTK, from the exons ATGGGTTCAACAGAGGTTCGAGATTTGATAGAAGCTGTATCAGGCGTTCATTTCTCCGGTTTTCGCTTAGGTGAAACAGGTCAAAGTGTTTCAGAAGTTGAGCAACACATTGCTGCATCTAAAAATGACAAGCAGCCTTTTGTCATAG GAGTTGGTGGAGGTGCATCATCTGGCAAGACTACCGTTTGTGATATGATTATCGAACAGCTTCATGATCAGCGCGTCGTACTTGTTAACCAG GATTCCTTCTATCACAATTTGACACCCGAAGAACTTACAAGAGTCAATGAGTACAATTTTGATCATCCTG ATGCATTCGATACAGAGCTGCTATTGTGCGTGTTGAAGAAACTAAAACGCGGTTACGCAGTAGACATTCCAAAATATGATTTCAGGAGTTATAAAAACGATGTTTTCCCTGCCCGAAGA GTGAATCCCTCAGATGTAATAATTTTAGGAGGCATACTCGTCTTTCATGATCCTCGTGTCCGTGATTTGATGAACATGAAGATATTCGTTGATGCAG ATGCTGATGTTCGTCTCGCGAGGAGAATAAGGCGTGATACAGTAGAAAAGGGTAGAGACGTCGGGATGGTTCTTGATCAG TATGCAAGATTTGTGAAGCCTGCATTTGAGGATTTTATTCTTCCTACAAAAAAGTTCGCTGACATTATTATTCCTCGCGGAGGAGACAATCCCGTTGCCATCGACCTAATTGTCCAACATCTACGGACTAAACTTGGCCAGCACGATCTTTGCAAAATATACCCCAACTTAGTTGTCATTCAATCAACATTTCAG ATACGCGGAATGCACACGATCATACGTGATTCTAAAACATCAACGCATGATTTTATCTTCTATTCTGACCGCCTTATCCGCTTG GTTGTCGAACATGGTCTCGGGCATCTCCCGTTTGCAGAAAAGCAGGTCACTACTCCAACCG GATCAGTGTACATTGGAGTAGACTTCTGCAAAAGATTATGTGGTGTGTCTATTATCAGAAG TGGCGAGAGCATGGAGAACGCCTTACGAGCATGCTGCAAAGGAATCAAAATTGGCAAAATCCTTATTCACAAAGGAGGTGACAATGTTCAACAGGTTTGTTTGGCAACACGTCTGCTCCTAAATGCACGTGATCGATGTCATTTGGAATCGtgttttttctgttttttggTGCAGCTGATCTATGAGAAACTGCCAACAGACATCTCAGATAGACATGTCTTGTTACTGGATCCCATTTTGGGCACAG GCAATTCAGCCGTTGAAGCTATTTCCCTACTTATAAAGAAGGGTGTCTCGGAGGCCAACATCATATTCCTTAATCTCATTTCA GCGCCTCAAGGAGTGCACACGGTGTGCAGATGCTTCCCTAGAGTAAAGATCGTGACGTCTGAGATTGAAATGGGAGTGAACGAGGGTTACCGCGTCATCCCTGGTATGGGCGAGTTTGGTGATCGATATTTTGGCACCGATGAAGATTGGAACCCGAACACTAagtga
- the LOC125216884 gene encoding uridine kinase-like protein 3 isoform X2, which translates to MGSTEVRDLIEAVSGVHFSGFRLGETGQSVSEVEQHIAASKNDKQPFVIGVGGGASSGKTTVCDMIIEQLHDQRVVLVNQDSFYHNLTPEELTRVNEYNFDHPDAFDTELLLCVLKKLKRGYAVDIPKYDFRSYKNDVFPARRVNPSDVIILGGILVFHDPRVRDLMNMKIFVDADADVRLARRIRRDTVEKGRDVGMVLDQYARFVKPAFEDFILPTKKFADIIIPRGGDNPVAIDLIVQHLRTKLGQHDLCKIYPNLVVIQSTFQIRGMHTIIRDSKTSTHDFIFYSDRLIRLVVEHGLGHLPFAEKQVTTPTGSVYIGVDFCKRLCGVSIIRSGESMENALRACCKGIKIGKILIHKGGDNVQQLIYEKLPTDISDRHVLLLDPILGTGNSAVEAISLLIKKGVSEANIIFLNLISAPQGVHTVCRCFPRVKIVTSEIEMGVNEGYRVIPGMGEFGDRYFGTDEDWNPNTK; encoded by the exons ATGGGTTCAACAGAGGTTCGAGATTTGATAGAAGCTGTATCAGGCGTTCATTTCTCCGGTTTTCGCTTAGGTGAAACAGGTCAAAGTGTTTCAGAAGTTGAGCAACACATTGCTGCATCTAAAAATGACAAGCAGCCTTTTGTCATAG GAGTTGGTGGAGGTGCATCATCTGGCAAGACTACCGTTTGTGATATGATTATCGAACAGCTTCATGATCAGCGCGTCGTACTTGTTAACCAG GATTCCTTCTATCACAATTTGACACCCGAAGAACTTACAAGAGTCAATGAGTACAATTTTGATCATCCTG ATGCATTCGATACAGAGCTGCTATTGTGCGTGTTGAAGAAACTAAAACGCGGTTACGCAGTAGACATTCCAAAATATGATTTCAGGAGTTATAAAAACGATGTTTTCCCTGCCCGAAGA GTGAATCCCTCAGATGTAATAATTTTAGGAGGCATACTCGTCTTTCATGATCCTCGTGTCCGTGATTTGATGAACATGAAGATATTCGTTGATGCAG ATGCTGATGTTCGTCTCGCGAGGAGAATAAGGCGTGATACAGTAGAAAAGGGTAGAGACGTCGGGATGGTTCTTGATCAG TATGCAAGATTTGTGAAGCCTGCATTTGAGGATTTTATTCTTCCTACAAAAAAGTTCGCTGACATTATTATTCCTCGCGGAGGAGACAATCCCGTTGCCATCGACCTAATTGTCCAACATCTACGGACTAAACTTGGCCAGCACGATCTTTGCAAAATATACCCCAACTTAGTTGTCATTCAATCAACATTTCAG ATACGCGGAATGCACACGATCATACGTGATTCTAAAACATCAACGCATGATTTTATCTTCTATTCTGACCGCCTTATCCGCTTG GTTGTCGAACATGGTCTCGGGCATCTCCCGTTTGCAGAAAAGCAGGTCACTACTCCAACCG GATCAGTGTACATTGGAGTAGACTTCTGCAAAAGATTATGTGGTGTGTCTATTATCAGAAG TGGCGAGAGCATGGAGAACGCCTTACGAGCATGCTGCAAAGGAATCAAAATTGGCAAAATCCTTATTCACAAAGGAGGTGACAATGTTCAACAG CTGATCTATGAGAAACTGCCAACAGACATCTCAGATAGACATGTCTTGTTACTGGATCCCATTTTGGGCACAG GCAATTCAGCCGTTGAAGCTATTTCCCTACTTATAAAGAAGGGTGTCTCGGAGGCCAACATCATATTCCTTAATCTCATTTCA GCGCCTCAAGGAGTGCACACGGTGTGCAGATGCTTCCCTAGAGTAAAGATCGTGACGTCTGAGATTGAAATGGGAGTGAACGAGGGTTACCGCGTCATCCCTGGTATGGGCGAGTTTGGTGATCGATATTTTGGCACCGATGAAGATTGGAACCCGAACACTAagtga
- the LOC125214860 gene encoding sufE-like protein 1, chloroplastic/mitochondrial: protein MNSPLYSTLSLQSETMSIPTKIPISSLFHRSAAPFFNPTKIPTPPHRFFFSKTITKRISSNQPLLSSPPSSSSLQRVEELPPKLQEIVKLFQAVQEPKAKYEQLLFYGRNLNTLDSKYKTPENKVQGCVSQVWVRAYFDEDKNVIFEADSDSMLTKGLAALLVQGLSGRPVEEIVRVSPDFATLLGLQQSLTPSRNNGFLNMLKLMQKKALQLYVEAERGASPSSGVSGIGDSTISDGGAGESEIGGDLREDLGGNSELGSRGRRIEEILKKELRPTAIHVEDISYQHAGHAGVAGSDGETHFNVEVISEEFEGKSLVKRHRMVYSLLQDELQSGLHALSIVAKTPSEAAAQ, encoded by the coding sequence ATGAACTCTCCCCTCTACTCTACTCTCAGTCTCCAATCGGAAACTATGTCAATCCCCACTAAAATTCCCATTTCTTCCCTCTTTCATCGCTCCGCCGCTCCATTCTTCAACCCCACAAAAATCCCCACTCCACCTCACCGATTCTTCTTCTCCAAGACCATCACCAAAAGAATTTCCTCTAACCAACCCCTCCTCTCCTCCCctccttcctcttcctccctGCAACGCGTCGAGGAGCTGCCGCCCAAGCTCCAAGAAATCGTCAAACTGTTCCAGGCCGTTCAGGAACCCAAAGCCAAGTACGAACAGCTGCTATTCTACGGCAGAAATCTCAACACCCTCGATTCCAAGTACAAAACGCCCGAAAACAAGGTCCAAGGCTGCGTGTCTCAGGTTTGGGTCAGAGCCTATTTCGACGAGGATAAAAATGTCATCTTTGAAGCGGATTCCGATTCCATGCTCACGAAAGGGCTCGCAGCTTTGCTCGTCCAAGGCCTCTCGGGCCGGCCCGTCGAGGAGATTGTTAGGGTTTCGCCCGATTTCGCGACCCTTCTGGGGTTGCAGCAGAGCTTAACCCCATCTCGGAATAATGGATTCTTGAACATGTTGAAATTGATGCAGAAGAAGGCCTTGCAATTGTATGTTGAAGCCGAGAGAGGTGCAAGCCCTAGCTCTGGTGTCTCAGGAATTGGGGATTCTACAATTAGCGATGGTGGAGCGGGGGAAAGTGAAATTGGTGGAGATTTGAGGGAGGATTTGGGGGGTAATAGCGAGTTGGGTAGTAGGGGAAGGAGGATTGAGGAGATTTTGAAGAAGGAGCTAAGGCCAACTGCAATACATGTTGAGGATATATCTTATCAGCATGCCGGCCATGCCGGGGTGGCCGGTAGCGATGGAGAGACGCATTTCAATGTGGAGGTGATTTCTGAGGAGTTTGAAGGGAAGAGTTTGGTTAAAAGGCATAGAATGGTTTACAGCTTGTTGCAAGATGAGTTGCAGAGTGGACTACATGCCTTGTCTATCGTTGCCAAGACGCCATCTGAAGCTGCAGCTCAGTAA